aaatgttttaaatcactaTTACAtctattctttcttttctaaatgCTTGCATGTTCACTCTTAGCGGTAAGAATTTGTTCAGAAATCTTCATCATATCAGTCTTACAACATATAGTCCTTTTCTAATTCTGCCtcttttacatttcagaagttTGTCTTTtcaataagaaataaataatgtttattttgatttttggacTGCTCTTAAATTTACTTTCAGGCAgcaatatatttttcttaactCAAAGTCCTACACAGACAATGTCCACCCGCAAAGGTGTTTTCATGTCATTGGCTTCTCACTCTCCTGTTTGGTTGCATCTGTTTGGATGGAACAGCTTAAACCTTTAAAATTCTTGTATACCTTTTCCTCAGCAGACATGCTGACCTGTCATACCAGGAATAGCGGATGTGTTCCATTCAGTGTAACATAGTTCTATTTCATTTAAGTTTCTCAGAGCCcaatatttctctcaggaggtggtggaggccAAAACAGAACTTAAAGGAGAGTAATACTGCTTGCATTCATTGGGTGGCTAGACATACAACttcaaattaatgctaatgttgctatgTATCTGTTGGATGGGTAATGAGACAGTGTTTGCTGGTAAGtacaccatatcaacttaaagggTGGTAATATGTTGGTGTTGAACAGATTCTTGTAATCAAATACACAAGGCTGGATTTTTGAAGTTGGTAATCAGACAGGATCAATAGGACTTTTACATGGTAGACATTCTGAGTTGtcaataaatgaaaagcaaaagtgtAATTGATCAGTATGGCTATGATTGTGGTTGGTATTATTGCTGACTGCCTGGCTTAGTGGGGAATGTACATAGAAAAGAACtgtcattaatattattagttacacctgtgtttttcctattGTGACTAGTCAAAATGTCCTCCACGAAAAGCTTGTATGGGAACTCACCAATAACATTCAAGAAAGTGGATGTGACCAACAGGTTGGCAGCCCAGTTGAAGCAGTTGGTGAATGCAAATGCCCTTCCTCTGATGGCAGCtggaaatatttcactcaggaGAAGCCAGGTCACTGgtcaaagacaaaagaagagctCAATTTCCTAGCTCTATTAACCCACAGGAAAAGGTGAGGCTGTATATTGGATACTCCTTAAATGCTAagcgaaggcaactggacttgcttgaagttcttgaagatgtttcctggtcatcatgtgagtcaataggatcacatgggtcaaggtgtggatggggGCTAACAActtgagggtcgttagggtgacCCACCATGCTATCATGTGAGTGGCCTAGGTCACATGAGCCCtagtgtggatgggtgttcagctgtctggggagtgaacttagaactgcattgtaggtggctgacaggtcATGTCTgagaccacctcctctgtttagtgaagGTTATTCAAGATTGACAATGATGgcttctttccctcctctttcaaaccatcggtcttctctggccaaaaccCGTACATAATGCATTGCTCGATAGTCATAAACCTAAtgaccctcaaggtgttagcacccatccacaccttgacccgTGTtatcctaacgactcacatgatgaccagGAGGGTTAACGACTCATATTACCTCAACAACTCccaagtgttgctgatctcaccagaggataaatacctggaactccccactagtcagttagaactgaagaaacttttcggatgagaggcaaaaCGTCTCCACAAACTTCAAGCAAATACAGTTGCCTTCGCTTAGCCCTTACAATATACAGAATTTATATTGGATAACTATACATTTAAGACAGTAATGCTACACTGGGCATCTCTGCATGCTAGCACCTATGAAATGCTTATTTGGTTAGGCTGACAGCCTCTCTGAGTATAGCtttaaatgaatatgaaaatgaatgaatactaGCAGTTGAACTTATTTAAACTCAGAAAAGACCCATTTTGAGTGAATATACAAACTTGGTCCAAATCCAACGGAGTACGCACTGACAACAGCCATCATACACGCGAGAATGATCCAGTTCACAACTGTGCCATAGATGTTCGAAGAAGACTCTGGACGAGGTTCCAGTGGTTTTTGTCCAGCTTTCTCAAAtactacattttcattttgtgttttgttattaaaaAGCCTTTGGCTCTCATCAAGAGGTGTGTCAAAAACTGATATATTACCATCAGTTAAATGAGGTAGATCTGTTATGTTAATGTTGAAATCGTCAGAATTACATGGCCTCTTAGCATTCATCAGTGAATGTCCACTGAGGAGTCCAATGGTTATCAGACACAGCGCCATAATGGAACATCCAATGATGAGCAGAGGCCTCCTGCCCACCCTGTCTGAAAACACCATCGAGGTCAGAGTGGCAATCACTTTGACCAATCCCAAACCCAAAGAAGCCAGCACTGCCGAGGCGTTGCCCTGAAACCCCACTGAATGGAATATGGTGGAGGCATAGAAGAGGATGTTTGGCTGACCTGTGAACTGCTGAAAGAGCACCAATCCGAGCCCAATTATAGTCCGAGTTCTCATATTGTCTTTACGCTGGAACAGATACATGAAGTGGTACTGAACCTTCTTGTTGTCCTTGCTGGAGCTGACTTTTGAGTCATCTGTGTCTTGGGTTTCAGTGGGGCTCATGAGGTCTCTTTCAGCATGATTGCAGTCATATCTTAAAGATTCCTTAGTGCTAGATGGAAGAAACCAGATAGAGACCAGCTGAACCAAAGTTGGAAATACAGCAAATCCAAACATCCACTTCCACCCTCTCCGGGAGTCAGAAAGAATGTAGTTGAAGGAATAAGCTGCCAGGATACCCACAGTGATCCCAGCTTCGTACAATGTCACCAGGAAACCCCTGTGATCCTGGTTAACCATCTCAGACACAAAGATGCAGCAGGACATGGAGGAAATACACATGGCGAAGCCTACTGTGATCCTGCCAGCCACCAGCGCAGGATAGGAACTGATGAGCAGGACCAGGCTGCCGGTCAGGACCAGGATGTTGCTGAGGAGCATGGTGTTCCTGCGGCCGTGGCGGTCGATCAAGCAGCCACCCACGGTGGAGGCTAGTAGAGCTCCAATCAACAAAGAACTGACCAGAGCCTCCTGCTGGATGCATGAGAGCCTGAACTCTGCCTTCAGCTGCAACAAAGCTCCTGAGATGATGCCCAGCTCATAACCAAAGACCAGGCCACCCAAAGCGGACACTACACTGGCCAATAGGAGGATGGAGCCACCTAGGAGTAAGGAAATATTCAGGTTTATTTTTTGAGATAAGCAAAAAACAATAGTAAATATATGACTTCATGATTTTTTATCTTAGCGTTTCAACTTCATGGGATTTTCATTagaacattttgattaaaactTTTCTGTGTGATTGTCAGACCCACCATCAGGGCTTATAGAATAGCATTTGCAAATTGATAATGGACAAATCCTATTGGCTAACCAACTTCACTTGAATGgcaaagtggtctcagacttttgaacCACTATATACATAGTGAACTTCTAGTCTCCACACAAATAGATATGAAATAACTACATTTAAAGTTTTCtcctttacattttattagagtTTCTTTCTCTACACAAACAACTGCACAATCAAAATTTGCTCAGTTAAATGGTAGTTTGCGGCACAAACGGCATCCCTACACCTTCCGACATACAGCGAATGATAATGTTTGACGTAATCTGTAAATGCAGGACCCCGAGCAGATCTTGCAGGCCAAACATATCTGGTACCTACAACGGCTGCCTGAACATCCAAAAACTACAGATTGAACAGAACTTCAATAACAACTCCAATTACAACTGCCACACAGGAGGTGTGGCAAGGCATCCAGTTCACTACAACTACAAAAAGGGTAGCAGTCTACAGCCTGCCCCCACCAACCTGACTAAGGAACTCATCAATTTCTTTGCCAGGTTTGACAAGGACAACAATGAACCCAGATTCAGTGTTTCAATGCCTGAGGGCTCCCAGGCCCTTACACTGCATATGCACTAAGTAAGGAGGAATCAACTAAGTGAAAACGTCTCGGCCAGATTGAGTACAGGGGACTTTACTCATCATGCATCATCTGCAAATGCTTTGGGAGACTGGTACTCTCTCATATCAAGATCTCCATACCAGCACCAGTTCGCCTACCAAGCTAATAGATCAATTGAGGGCGCAATCTGCACAGCTCTCCACACTGCCCATGCTCATCTGTAGGGCATGATGCATATGTCAGAATGCTCTTCACTGAATACAGCTAACAAGGCTAGCAAACTGGCAGCCACGCTTTATGGTGGGCCTGAATCCCAACCCAGGCAAATGGAATGCTGGATTTCCTAATCAACCACCCTCTGTCAGACTAGGCAAGCAAAGATCTTCCACCGTGACCCTGAACACCACTCCTCACAGGGTTGTGTGCTGAGCCTCGTCCTCTAATCCCTCTTCATACATGACTGTCTAACTGCCTACAACTTCAACaccatttttaaatgtgcagaTAACAATACAGTTGACAGATGACATTACTAACAGAGAAGAGGTGCAGAACCTGACAGACTGGTGCTCTTATCAGGAAATTATTGTGGacacaaagaaaaccagaaaaacagtGCACAGCCAAATCTGCATTAAGGGTGAAGCTGTTGACAGAGTTCCCAACTTTAAGTTTTTGGGGATTGAAATTGTTGTTTACCCCGACTCAGTGGTGGGAAAAGCACAACAGCACCTTTAAATTCCTAAGGAAACTACAAAAAACTGCTGAACACACATTGCCTTATGCTTGCAGAATACCAATTAAGGTCTTGAACTTGAATTACAGACTGTTTGCTGTATTTACAGAAGACTCAGCTGAGTGTACTCAGCCAGGCCCTTTCCTCCAGGAATTTAGGCCTCTATTATCCTCTCCAGATGGCAGCAAGCATATAAATCCTATCTTCAAAATGTGCATTCAGGAAGCACACAGTGGCTGCAATTTACATGAACtacattttatgttatgttttctaACATACCACAATGGAAGACATAAGAAATAACATATCAAAACCACCATATTAAAAACTTTTCAATATGTGCAGTTATGTTGTAGCTAATGACAGGACAGCTCATGGGTTCTGGTTGTCAGAGTAATGCAAAATGTATGTGAAGTAGTAAAAATTATCTCCATTTACACCAGATGCAACAACTTATGTGTTAATGCATCAATACTAACTATCCAATACTTTAAAGGGATCAGGCTGCATAATGAGAATGTCTACTTTTGGTGCTTTGGTACATTTCAGTGAtaatatttttctacatttaacTAAGTAAAATTTGCATGCTAGACTCagtattgttattataataCTTCATTCATAGTATTATGAATACCCCCCCAAAAGTGCCAACTTTTATCAAAGTTTTATCAAAGTGCCAACTTTTATCAAAGTTGGCACTTTTCAGTCCAGGTATAGTAAATTAGGTCCAAGTACATCCAATCTCAgaatgttttttacttttttatatactgtacctaTCATATTTTAGTTAGTTTCCTCATGAATGATACGTGTTTGTCATTCCAACTGCTCTACAGCTGTTCATCACATTAACCTGTGAGTCCTTTATGTGCAGGATCTATTgacagaaatgcaaatgagGCAGACCCGAATCCAAATGGAAGCTGTTGAATCTCAGTGCAGATTGTCTGTCTTCCATATGTGGAAAAATTAAGCTTGCACATACACCAttcggccacaacattaaaaccattaattGGTTTTAATactgtggctgatcagtgtacagtacatacatagTGACAGAAAACCTGACAGAgagtttaattttctttgttcatttgaTTGATTTATTCTAATGGTCTAAATGTAGTTTCAGAAACTTCAGCAGCTTCAGCACAAAAATTTGTGACTTTAAACAGGTCAAACTCGTCAACCCTGCAGGGGACCTTAATGGATTTCATTGATCTgttacttaaaaataaacagtctgCAGAGTAAAGTTTTTTAGAATAGAATAAATAGAATGGAAAAATAAGCATTTACAAACAACTTACCCATTGCTTCTGTCCTATTATATAGACATTTCAGTCAGGCTGTGCAGGACTGGATTAGTTTCTTAGAAGACATCATCTGTAAAATATAAccaaaacataataataatattaataataataaaaataataataatatggaCATCTCCACTTCCTGTGGTGCTTTCCTCATCTGGCACCCACAGGGAGTATTGTGTCCTGCTCATAGAAAAGACAAGGGAGCCCACAAGAGCCTGTTGCAGCCGTATCTCCATGACAACCCTCTAGTTGATTTCCATGATTTCATTAGGGAGTCCACTTGAGATGGGctcaagaagaaagaaagaatgtcTCCTACTAACGAGTATTAGTGTTTATCAAAGCGTGATATACTTTATCTTGTTCCTCTCAGCCATAGATCTCCATTGTTTCCCAAAacctattaaaaacacatcagtgagccacactattggactgggtgacatgttccttcattaaaAAGAATGTGGGTAGTGTAGTTTATTCAGAAACAGCTCCACAGACTAATAATGGTGATCACTTTAACAGTCTCTGGGGTTCCTTTAAGGCAGAGGCCACTGAGCATGTTCAGGAAAGCAGTTCTGTTTTCACTGCTTCCCCAGGTTGTTGTGCTACAAATCCCAACCTCTTGACTTTGGACTGgtttttttgagaaattttcGATGTCTCGGACAGAGTCTGATCGATACAGTGagtataaatatactgtatgtctaatTGAAgcggacaaaggacttgtctctcTACTTGTCTTGCTAGGTCTTAGtactgcatttgataccattgaccatcatatcctattacagagactggaaaatttAACTGGCAAATTTaactggcattaaaggaaccgctctaagctggtttgGGTCCTGTTTATCGGATCAATCTCAGTTTGTGCAtattaacgataaatcctccatatactcaaatATTAGTCACGGAGTttcacaaggttctgtgcttggaccagttctattcactgTACCAAACGTGTTCCCACGCATGCGCAACGTCTGCCTTACAAGAACTACTCTCCAAAGACTGTGAAAGTGATGCTGTTATCAGTCTGTGGAGCTGTTTCTGactaaactacagtgcccacaTTCTTCTTTATGAAGAAATATGTAACCCAGAGTAACAGTGGCTCACTCTTGTGTTTTTGATAGAAAACATTCATGTCAGTCAGTTATGCTATAAAACTGACCGGATTTATAGATTAAAATTTTTATAGATTATTTTCTCACAGCTCACTTTGGATATTTAAAACtcaattacaaataaaaaatatctccCATTAATTATCAATGGGAAGGATTCTGTAAGGTTTGTAGCATCATACTTTAAAATTCAGTACAATACAATTTTACCGAACCATGCATCCCAGCAGTGGCCTCTGTTTGCTTtataactgattttaaaatgtaactgatAACATTTAGAGCTCTGATGGGCTTTGTGCCTAGTTCTATTGGCGAGCTGTTAAGCCCTTAAATCAGCATCAAGAGGGTAATCCAGCGGTTTAGTACTGTACTCCCGCAAAGTTTTGATacttgtgagagacagattaaaaacgatttatcaaaatcaaagcagcagatgCGGGTATATCCTGACTGTTTGTCCCTATGGGTCAAGGTCCAAAAATGCTAGATCCTATATCTCCCTTAGTACAACTCAACAGCATTTTCGTTAGAACCTATGCACCTGGATGCCCATGTCTGATGACaacatcagggttattttcttgGGCTTTAAAAAACATAAGACATTCTACAACAGTTTTTACAGGCTAAATACAGCTCCTCACAAGAAGTAAACTGAACGTCATGTATAAAACCTGTGGAGTTCCCACAAAGCCACAAAGATGAATGTGCCTTAGCTGTCAGGGCTCCTAGACCTTCCTGTAGAGATGAGGGCAGTAAGAAGAGTCTTCTCTTTTAAACCTATTTCCTCTAAACTTATTAttaaactccatctgctgatgaagaccatgtgtTATGGTTAAAAGCACAACAAGTGAGTAAGTAGACCTCCAGTGgaaattgttttttcagctgcttttaagTGATTCTTTAATCATTTCACGATCGTAGCTTTTTATGTGCTTTACGTATTATTCTCtttgtgttgtgattttttgggattttactgtcttttttatgGCCCTGCAAGAACTGTGAAACTTCATTTGGAAAGGTGTTTAAAtgtatcattaatattattattattattattattattattattattattagtattagtattagtagtagtagtagtagtagtagtagtagtagaattAGTATTATTGTAATAGACAGGCTAACACTAGAAAAAAACTCAATCTGagttattaatgttttctgatgcaGTTAAAGGATCATTTTGATCAGTAATGTTTgtgagcagcaaaaaaaaaagctcattgCCGTCTTCAAGtccataaatattaaatactgtGAAGCATccttaataaaacatttttaaaaaaatcacattccaGTTACTTTCATATGGTTTGTTGTATTACcacaattaattattattttcattattaatttaagTGTGAAATAATTTTCTGATTCACAGATTAACTGTTAAATCTATAAACTAAAGCTGACGTCTTCATGTTGCTTATTTAGCCTGAAAAACAGAATCTCTAATATACAGAATTTTTTATCTTCGATTCTGAATCTCTAAAAGGAGCATAATTGACTATTTAAAAACACGTCTTAGTTTAATATTTCTAAACAGTAACTTTCCACTGTGCCTCAAGGCAATTTTTTGCACTTAGGCTATTTGATAGAACATTCTCAATTATGGAGACGtattttgatgtaaaatgatGAACCGGCTTTTGCTATCTATGCTCATTGGCAACAATGGACATGGATACTTTTTATGATCTAAAGAGGCAAAAGGAACCTGCCTGAGTGGTCTGGATCTTATCCAGCGAAGGAGAACAGATTCCATACTCAGGTTTGAGAGGCTGTTCTGTAGGTTTCACCAGCCTAGAGCTAATATGCAGAAACCACACAGTATGGGTCAATAtaaaattagattagattgcagttattttttttaattgtaggGTGGAAAACAGTGGCAGTTAGGAATATGAAAGGACTTACATAAAGACATACTAATATGTTGTATTTCTTATGCAAAGGCACACAAAGGTTGTGCcagaaatcagaaaatgaagaagGCGGGTCCTAAGCCATATTTGAAAAACATAGAGTTTTAAGTAAAGCAACACATAACTGAGAGAATGTTCCAATACAACTTTTCTAACACGTGTTGCTTGAATTGTTATCACACTGTAGCCCTGCGGCACCAAAACATATTtaggtgggggggtgggggatagtcaattttctgtcagttacaTAAGTAAATTTATCAGGACTagtttgtttttactctgaTATTTGTCCCTTTTCTATTACAGTCATACGGTTCATTTAGCACTGTGACCAAGTTTATACAGTGCTTTATATCAAAGCAGCAAACTACAAGACAAATATTAGTATAGCTGTCATCCATTAACCGTCCTATTAAAAAGCAATCAAGAGTAAAAGCTGGATTATCTggagtggtggaagaagtatttaaATCCTTTACGCCAGTGAAAGTATCAATCAATACCATAATGTAAAAAGTAACAATCCTACATTCGAAACCTGACTTAAGAGCAGAAGTATCATCAGTCAAATGTAGTTTAACTATCAAAAATAAGAGTATTCATCATCCAGTGTGTGAGTGTTATAATActgactttttattattattattaattattattataattattattattattattattattactattaatgcACGAAcatgtaagtagcattttaacGTTGTGGCAGGTCAAGGGCGAACTAGTTAAGTACTTTATATTCTGTTGGGTGGTTTAATCTATAGCAATGCATCATATTCTATAAGCtttgtatatgttttatatgaagattcttaatctgcaaagtaactgtTACCAGATAaatgtggagtaaaaagttaaatgttCCCCCTGAACTGTTACAGAGcggaagtataaagtggcattgAATGTAAATACTCCAAATTGCAccgtacttgagtaaatgtactcagttacattccaccaGGAGGGTCTATCTCTGCAGTTTCTGCCTTTGgtttgaaagacaaacagactcTTTGGCTGACCAGGGACCAAATCTTCTTCACAGCCCTTTTTGTAGCCGGGTTAGAGTTCCAGTTAACAGGTTTCTGCTGTGGACATGTCCAGATCCTCATCAACTCAAGACTGCCTGTCCGGAGAGGAACTGAGGCCGTCGGTCTAACGGGACGGGCAGAGGCGGCTGTCTGCTGGAACACTGTGATGAGGTCCGAGGGCACGTTCAGTCCGCCGTCAACTTGTATATTGTCGGCTACGGGACGTCCGGGGAAGAGAAATGGCACTCACCGTGATCAGCAGAGCGGGTTAAACCACTGAAGATGCTCCTGGAAAACTGCCGGCTCGCCAGGAAGTGTGAGCTACGTGGCAGCCGCGTCAAGTCGCAGGGAAGAACACTTCTTGGCGAAGTTTTGACGCCAGAGGTCGACAACTGTCCAACCAGTACGAGAGAGGCGTAACGCACGGCCCACCGCCCAGCCCGGAGGAGGTCTGACGGACCAGTTCAGTCCACTGTTGTTGGTAGAGCACCAAACCACCCCACACAGAGGGAGGTCAAGACCGTACCATGTTAGAGAGGGACACCCAACAGTTCCCGCCACGAGGAAGGGGAGAGGACAGACTCtgttttaacaggaagaaacctctgGCAGAACCAGACTCAGGGTGGGGTGGGTTGAGGaatggaggaggggggggcaagaacagctgtatatactgttgtattcaagcactgtcagactgaaTGATCATAATAGTTATACTTATAGGAGTAATAGTGTTTTAATAACAGCAGCACcaattcataataataataataataataatacataacgACGATGATGAGTTTTGAGTAGTAGTAGCTGCAGATCCTGCTACTACTCCGGATCCTGCAGCTCCGGAGTCCGAGATACCTGCTGAATGAGAACAGAGAAGACCAGTCAGTAGTTTTATATTCTGATAAAGGTCAACAGTTTGGGTGTTTCAAAAAATGACCCACAATTGCAGTGATGGAATACAACCAAGTATATTTACTCTAGTGCTGCACTTAAGCACAGTTTTAGGTACTTGagcacaaatgtgtgttttcttctatttcatgtttcctcttcactgcatttcagaggtaTAGTGCTCTGTACTCTAGCATGTGTTATCATGTAACAAACTGAAACATCTGATAGATGTTCTAACAACTCCTGCTGAACTGGACTTGACACCGCGAACGGTTGAAGAGACATCATTCTTCATAAAGAAGCACATGTCATGAGCAGGTACAAACCCTCTCTGACCAGTGGTTTAAAGGCTTCTGAGGAGCTGAAGTTGTTTGCATGATGTTGAGACGGAAGATCAACACACATTAACACCTTATCGTACAAACAGTTTAGGCTGGTGATACCATCAGCGTAATAGATACAAGTGAGCTGGTACGCTTGGTCTTTATTAGCTGTTGTTTGCTGCACCGCTACTTGTTCCTGATGATGGTTTTAGAATAAGACTGAaaggtaaaaacacaaatatgcaaaatataatatataatatatatatatataataggaaaatggaacaaaacagGCTTAAGCTGCCCTCATATCAAGTGCTTATGGTTTCTTCTGGAGGCCACGTACAGTAACAGGTAGTCTGTTGCCTAAATAGGTGAAATACAGCAGCCAAAGAAGAAAATCTGTCTGACCTATTCAAAAATATCTGGGAGAAGAAAGCGATTGcacaacttttacttttcatttaaactttaattaaaatatgCAATTAGGACAGACCACTCTATGGAATGAACAACACTACAATGAGACCTTTAGTTTAGCAAATTCAGTCCCTGAATGTTGCTTATGTTCAGACTGCCCTTAACTTCATCCATGAGGGTAATACTAAAATGAACCATATTATGTAGTAATATGGAAGCAGCTAATGTATATTGAGTAAGCATCTCCAACAAGGTGTATGTAGAGAACCTGCCTCCGAACTTTACAAAGCAAGGGAAAGTTAAGAAATTAATGAAGAATTTGTGAGTACATACATTTACGTATGGTTTTGTCCTCTAAGTCTCTCTTAATGCACCGTAGATGAACAGTTTAAGATTTATTTCACAACTagaaaaacatgtcttttcATCAGGCAATGTCAGCGCGATGTTTCCCATTGTAGTGAATGTGTATACGTAGTGGCCGCTAGGTGGCAGCATATAGAAACGGAGCAGAAGAAGAGGTCGACAACAGGCAGTAGAAGAAGACAGGAGTCAACATTGGCCCAGGAGAAGAGCATGGCGGCGCTAGAGTTACTGAGTAAAGCAGAGTTATTAAAACAAGGAGCGGAAGCCCGGGTGTACCGCGCAGAGTTTCTGGGAAAGCCAACGATAGTGAAAGAAAGGTTCCCGAAACTCTACAGACACCCCGCTTTGGACGAAAAGCTGACACAGCGCAGAACGGTGCAGGAGGTCCGCTCCATACTGCGCTGCCGGAGGGCAGGTAGGTTTCCCCGCAGCCCTCTGCTGGTCCCAGCCGGACAGAATCAACACGGTTAGAAAACTCGGCTCGAGCCGAGACTGTCGCGCTGCGGACCGTGCAGACGCCGGTGTGACAGTGTCACCAAACATCGGTGGCCCAGGGAGATGTGGCTTGCTGTATTTCAATGAAAATAGACACAACAAAGGTAGTCTGGGTCTGGCTATGAAGCCAGACGCTAGCGTTTAGCTAAATGAGTTTCTTTCACTACGTTAGCCTCGATATGATCGCCTCAACCCAGCTGCCGTACACTAAGACAGCCAGGTAACGATTGATTAAATCTGCCGCTCATTTATTGGATTAGGCTGatcagttcagttcagatcTTTACCGTCCCACAAGTGGAAAGTCTTTGCATCAAGGCGGTTAAGAAAACGTTAAATGTGCAGAAACACCCGGCATCTTCATGACGTCCGGGGACTTCAGTCACCTGAAGCTGGATCCATTACTTTTTATACATGTTTCTGTTGACTTACTGTTCATCtcttatttttactattttacagTAGTcgttctctcatttttctttctctttcctaaCTGCGTGTTGGGCAGTTGTACCAAAGCACTTTCCC
This genomic interval from Xiphias gladius isolate SHS-SW01 ecotype Sanya breed wild chromosome 21, ASM1685928v1, whole genome shotgun sequence contains the following:
- the slc2a10 gene encoding solute carrier family 2, facilitated glucose transporter member 10, whose amino-acid sequence is MGGSILLLASVVSALGGLVFGYELGIISGALLQLKAEFRLSCIQQEALVSSLLIGALLASTVGGCLIDRHGRRNTMLLSNILVLTGSLVLLISSYPALVAGRITVGFAMCISSMSCCIFVSEMVNQDHRGFLVTLYEAGITVGILAAYSFNYILSDSRRGWKWMFGFAVFPTLVQLVSIWFLPSSTKESLRYDCNHAERDLMSPTETQDTDDSKVSSSKDNKKVQYHFMYLFQRKDNMRTRTIIGLGLVLFQQFTGQPNILFYASTIFHSVGFQGNASAVLASLGLGLVKVIATLTSMVFSDRVGRRPLLIIGCSIMALCLITIGLLSGHSLMNAKRPCNSDDFNINITDLPHLTDGNISVFDTPLDESQRLFNNKTQNENVVFEKAGQKPLEPRPESSSNIYGTVVNWIILACMMAVVSAYSVGFGPMTWLLLSEIFPAAIRGRAFAFTNCFNWAANLLVTSTFLNVIDAIGLSWMFLLYGVIAVAAGIFFYFMLPETKGKTLEEIDKELRLNRFYYSEECCGCISRRKTSPRYQRVYCQVSTSG